The following proteins come from a genomic window of Methanosarcina sp. MTP4:
- a CDS encoding PEP/pyruvate-binding domain-containing protein, with protein MGKWLIPIEEIREIWETTGKNAEKKQVEKTGNLCGGKASALGFLKKEGRKEGINVPWGACIGTAAYNEYVDRTGLRGRILLELNRKPFEEMRWEELWDLSEKIKHMFARTPFPLGMEKELEEKIAGYFGEKAVAVRSSAPGEDSAKTSFAGIHASYVNVRGAEAVLRHLRLVWASLWSDSALLYRKEMGLDIFKSAMAVLIQEIVEGRVSGVAFGMNPEDASEALVEAVYGLNKGLVDGTVEPDRWVLERKSGNIKKHYHVEREWGVFGTVEGTELRELPENLKESSPLTQEEVTRVFNLTLKVEALFGSREGRRKPQDVEWTIRDNTLYTLQSRPITTLVGEDREEKRLWYLSLRRSFGNLKELRETIEEKHIPAMQAEARELEKEKLSGLTESTLAEEIKRRAGIYRKWHDIYWDEFIPFAHGTRLFGQVYNETVNPKDPYEFADLLSGTGMLSLERNRKLEEMAGKLRKAPDLLQKAKKLTPDPGLGKELDAFISEYGGSYSESSTAREGLVRLLVEMASRPPLSQAPASPEKTEEPDRIRKLKDNFFSRFEGEKKQFAAELLDLGRASYRLRDDDNIYLGKIEAELRRALLEGEKRLKKRGLEEAELPEIEKIPNLEPIIEEITEKMIKTLKDPKYPLEWKKAPGKPEKTEEKLKPRQLLGNPSGPGTAQGSARVILQESDLYDIKAGEVLVCDAVDPNMTFIVPLCSAIVERRGGMLIHGAIIAREYGIPCVTGVPDATKLIKNGDYLAVDGYLGIVTVLERRGW; from the coding sequence ATGGGAAAGTGGCTTATTCCTATCGAGGAGATCCGGGAAATCTGGGAAACGACAGGAAAAAATGCCGAAAAAAAACAAGTTGAAAAGACCGGGAACCTTTGCGGGGGTAAAGCTTCAGCCCTCGGTTTTTTGAAGAAAGAGGGAAGAAAAGAAGGTATAAATGTCCCTTGGGGCGCCTGCATAGGCACTGCAGCTTACAACGAGTACGTTGACAGGACAGGCCTTCGGGGCAGGATCCTTCTCGAACTGAACCGCAAGCCCTTTGAGGAAATGCGCTGGGAGGAACTCTGGGACCTCTCGGAAAAAATCAAGCACATGTTTGCCCGGACCCCGTTTCCCCTGGGGATGGAAAAGGAACTTGAAGAAAAGATTGCCGGGTATTTCGGGGAAAAAGCGGTTGCAGTCAGGTCCTCAGCCCCGGGGGAAGATTCCGCAAAAACCTCTTTTGCAGGGATCCACGCCTCATACGTGAACGTACGGGGAGCAGAGGCCGTACTCCGACATCTGCGCCTGGTCTGGGCCTCCCTCTGGTCGGATTCAGCCCTGCTTTACAGGAAAGAGATGGGGCTGGACATTTTTAAAAGCGCAATGGCAGTGTTAATTCAGGAAATCGTGGAAGGCAGGGTTTCCGGCGTGGCCTTCGGGATGAACCCGGAAGACGCATCAGAAGCCCTTGTTGAAGCCGTTTACGGGCTGAACAAAGGTCTTGTGGATGGAACGGTTGAGCCGGACCGCTGGGTCCTCGAAAGGAAATCCGGAAACATAAAAAAACACTACCATGTGGAGAGGGAATGGGGGGTTTTCGGAACCGTAGAGGGCACCGAGCTCCGGGAACTCCCCGAAAACCTGAAAGAAAGCTCACCCCTCACCCAGGAAGAAGTCACGCGAGTCTTCAACCTGACCCTCAAAGTGGAAGCTCTATTCGGAAGCAGAGAAGGTAGAAGAAAACCTCAAGACGTGGAATGGACCATTCGCGACAATACCCTTTATACACTCCAATCCAGGCCTATCACCACCCTCGTAGGGGAAGACCGGGAAGAAAAGAGGCTCTGGTACCTGAGCCTGCGGCGCAGTTTCGGGAACCTGAAAGAACTTCGGGAAACCATCGAAGAAAAGCATATCCCTGCAATGCAGGCCGAAGCCCGGGAACTGGAAAAAGAAAAGCTTTCAGGGCTCACGGAAAGCACCCTTGCAGAGGAAATCAAAAGAAGGGCAGGAATCTACCGGAAATGGCATGACATCTACTGGGATGAGTTTATCCCCTTTGCTCACGGGACCCGGCTCTTCGGGCAGGTCTACAATGAAACCGTGAACCCGAAAGACCCCTATGAGTTTGCAGACCTCCTCTCGGGTACCGGCATGCTGAGCCTTGAGCGCAACCGAAAACTCGAGGAAATGGCCGGGAAGCTGAGGAAAGCCCCGGATCTTCTCCAAAAAGCAAAAAAGCTCACCCCGGACCCCGGGCTCGGGAAAGAACTTGATGCCTTTATTTCAGAGTACGGAGGAAGCTATTCGGAAAGTTCCACCGCAAGAGAAGGCCTTGTCAGGCTGCTGGTCGAAATGGCTTCCAGACCTCCATTGTCTCAAGCTCCTGCATCTCCTGAAAAAACAGAAGAACCGGACCGAATCAGGAAGCTGAAAGATAACTTTTTTTCCCGGTTCGAAGGCGAAAAAAAACAGTTTGCTGCCGAACTCCTGGACCTGGGGCGTGCAAGTTACCGCCTGCGGGACGATGACAATATTTACCTCGGGAAAATCGAAGCCGAACTTAGAAGAGCTCTCCTTGAAGGGGAAAAAAGGCTTAAAAAAAGAGGATTGGAAGAAGCAGAACTTCCTGAAATTGAGAAGATTCCAAATCTGGAACCCATAATAGAAGAAATAACAGAAAAAATGATAAAAACCCTCAAAGATCCCAAATACCCCCTTGAATGGAAAAAAGCCCCGGGAAAACCAGAAAAAACCGAAGAAAAGCTGAAGCCAAGACAGCTCCTTGGAAACCCCTCGGGTCCCGGGACAGCCCAGGGCTCTGCCCGGGTCATCCTGCAGGAGTCCGACCTCTATGACATCAAGGCAGGAGAAGTTCTTGTCTGCGATGCCGTGGATCCCAACATGACCTTTATCGTCCCCCTCTGCTCCGCAATTGTGGAGAGAAGAGGAGGGATGCTGATCCACGGAGCAATAATTGCCCGGGAGTACGGCATCCCCTGCGTAACAGGCGTCCCGGATGCGACAAAACTCATAAAAAACGGGGACTACCTGGCAGTTGACGGGTACCTGGGAATCGTCACGGTGCTGGAGAGGAGAGGCTGGTAA
- a CDS encoding thioredoxin domain-containing protein, protein MGKEKKEHPNRLIHEKSPYLLQHAYNPVDWYPWGEEAFEKARKENKPIFLSIGYSTCHWCHVMAHESFEDEEIAKLMNEAFVSIKVDREERPDIDNTYMTVCQIILGRGGWPLNIIMTPDKKPFFAGTYIPNKTRFSQTGMLELMPRIREIWERQHEEVLDSAEKITSTIQEMITDSAGEGLGEMILQEAYEELMGSFDRDFGGFEKAPKFPAPHKIFFLLRHWRRSGDPEALHMVEHTLHYMQKGGIHDHLGSGFHRYSTDNMWMVPHFEKMLYDQALLAAAYTETYQVTGKELYRETAEGILDYVLRDLTSPEGGFYCGEDADVDGEEGKCYLWTLEEIREILDPEEADLIIKMFNLKEEGNFEEEIRGRKNGTNIFYLVQSTDTLASRLEVPKPDIEARVKKAKEKLYDARSKRKSPGLDDKILTDWNGLMIAALAKGFQTFGEKKYLEAAEKAADFILNTFYSPGQRLLHRYRDGVAGIVGTADDYAFLIHGLLELYEAGFELKYLKAAISLNRELLEHFWDPAHGGLFFTADDSEALIFRKKEFMDAAIPSGNSVEMLNLLRLARITAEPELEDTAESLKKAFSNQLRKIPSGYTQFLSALEFEAGPTYEVIIAGKPEASDTRNMLEEVRTYFIPNKVLVFRPEEEGKEPEIIKLAAYTKVQVPIRGKATAYVCKNHECQLPTTEINEMLKLLNV, encoded by the coding sequence CCTATCTTCCTTTCTATCGGCTACTCCACCTGCCACTGGTGCCACGTGATGGCGCACGAGTCTTTCGAGGACGAGGAAATTGCAAAACTCATGAACGAGGCCTTTGTCTCCATAAAAGTAGACAGGGAAGAGCGCCCTGACATTGATAACACATATATGACAGTCTGCCAGATTATTCTCGGGAGAGGCGGCTGGCCCCTGAACATAATCATGACCCCGGACAAAAAGCCCTTTTTCGCAGGAACTTATATCCCGAATAAAACCCGCTTCAGCCAGACCGGGATGCTGGAACTGATGCCACGGATCAGGGAAATCTGGGAACGCCAGCACGAAGAAGTGCTTGACTCGGCAGAAAAAATAACCTCAACCATCCAGGAAATGATTACGGACTCGGCAGGAGAAGGCCTGGGGGAAATGATACTGCAGGAAGCCTACGAAGAACTAATGGGATCCTTTGATAGGGATTTCGGAGGATTCGAAAAGGCACCGAAATTCCCCGCCCCCCACAAGATTTTCTTTCTGCTCCGCCACTGGAGACGCAGCGGGGACCCGGAAGCTCTCCACATGGTGGAACACACCCTCCACTACATGCAGAAGGGAGGGATCCACGACCATCTGGGCTCGGGCTTTCACCGCTACTCTACGGATAACATGTGGATGGTGCCACATTTTGAAAAGATGCTCTACGACCAGGCCCTCCTGGCGGCTGCTTATACGGAGACCTATCAGGTTACCGGAAAAGAGCTGTACAGGGAAACGGCCGAAGGAATCCTTGACTACGTACTCAGGGACCTGACCTCTCCCGAAGGCGGCTTTTACTGCGGAGAAGATGCAGACGTGGACGGGGAGGAAGGGAAATGCTACCTCTGGACCCTGGAAGAAATCCGGGAAATCCTTGACCCTGAGGAAGCCGACCTGATCATAAAGATGTTCAACCTGAAAGAGGAAGGCAACTTTGAAGAAGAAATCCGGGGAAGGAAAAACGGGACTAATATCTTTTACCTTGTCCAATCCACTGACACCCTGGCAAGCAGACTCGAGGTTCCGAAGCCGGACATCGAAGCCCGGGTCAAAAAGGCTAAAGAAAAGCTCTATGACGCCCGCAGCAAACGCAAGAGTCCGGGCCTGGACGACAAGATCCTGACCGACTGGAACGGGCTGATGATCGCGGCCCTTGCAAAAGGTTTCCAGACATTCGGAGAAAAAAAGTACCTGGAAGCTGCCGAAAAGGCAGCGGACTTCATCCTGAATACCTTCTACAGCCCCGGCCAGAGGCTGCTCCACCGCTACAGGGACGGAGTTGCCGGGATTGTCGGGACAGCCGACGATTATGCATTCCTTATCCACGGACTCCTCGAACTCTACGAAGCTGGGTTTGAGCTCAAGTACCTGAAAGCCGCAATCTCCCTTAACAGGGAGCTCCTGGAACACTTCTGGGACCCGGCACATGGGGGCCTTTTCTTCACAGCAGACGACAGTGAAGCCCTGATCTTCAGGAAAAAGGAGTTCATGGACGCGGCGATCCCTTCCGGGAATTCCGTGGAGATGCTAAACCTCCTGCGCCTTGCCCGCATTACTGCAGAGCCGGAACTTGAAGACACCGCAGAAAGCCTGAAAAAGGCCTTTTCAAACCAGCTCCGTAAGATCCCTTCGGGCTATACTCAGTTCCTTTCCGCCCTTGAATTCGAAGCTGGCCCCACATACGAGGTAATAATCGCCGGAAAACCGGAAGCATCAGACACAAGAAATATGCTCGAGGAAGTCCGGACCTACTTTATCCCGAACAAAGTGCTGGTCTTCAGGCCCGAAGAAGAAGGAAAAGAACCTGAGATAATAAAACTGGCTGCATATACGAAAGTCCAGGTCCCTATCCGGGGAAAAGCCACGGCATATGTCTGCAAGAACCACGAATGCCAGCTCCCGACAACAGAGATCAATGAGATGCTGAAACTGCTGAATGTATAA
- a CDS encoding pyridoxamine 5'-phosphate oxidase family protein, with the protein MKDEIASLLPHELEVRGGETLVESKGLEKTRLLEELRELFESQPLAVLATQGEGTPYVSLVAFASDEKLKYLLFSTTKATRKYANLSTNPSVSLLIDNRKNILEDFRDSMAVTVLGKIEPVEDFELKIMENIYLMKHPYLVDFLHSPTNAFLKINVEKYIVVSHFQHVVEVKV; encoded by the coding sequence ATGAAAGATGAAATTGCATCCCTTCTTCCTCACGAACTGGAAGTGAGGGGTGGGGAAACCCTGGTAGAAAGTAAAGGGCTTGAAAAAACCAGGCTCCTCGAAGAACTGAGAGAACTCTTTGAATCCCAGCCCCTTGCAGTCCTTGCGACCCAGGGAGAAGGAACACCCTATGTCAGCCTTGTAGCCTTTGCTTCGGATGAGAAGCTGAAATACCTGCTTTTTTCAACCACGAAGGCAACCCGTAAATACGCCAACCTCTCGACAAACCCTTCGGTATCTCTGCTTATTGATAACCGGAAAAACATACTTGAGGATTTCCGAGATTCCATGGCTGTGACCGTTCTGGGGAAGATTGAGCCTGTGGAGGACTTCGAACTCAAGATCATGGAAAATATCTACCTCATGAAACACCCGTATCTGGTGGATTTCCTGCACTCACCCACAAATGCATTCCTGAAAATCAATGTCGAAAAATACATAGTGGTAAGCCACTTTCAGCACGTTGTGGAAGTTAAGGTATAA
- a CDS encoding cytochrome b5 domain-containing protein produces the protein MKEFTPEELSEYNGKDGKMYVAYEGKVYDVSDSYLWEDGNHQGLHDAGQDLSESMNDEAPHGPEVFEDYPVVGTLKE, from the coding sequence ATGAAAGAATTTACACCCGAAGAGCTTTCCGAATACAATGGAAAAGACGGGAAAATGTACGTTGCCTACGAGGGGAAGGTCTACGACGTTTCGGATAGTTACCTCTGGGAAGACGGAAACCACCAGGGTCTCCACGATGCCGGACAGGACCTCTCGGAGAGCATGAACGACGAAGCACCCCACGGCCCGGAGGTCTTTGAAGACTATCCTGTTGTGGGAACCCTGAAGGAGTAA